The segment CTCGGAAGATTGTAAACTGCTTTGGGTTACCCGGGTAGATACTATTGCCACTTCCCTATCTTCTATGCTTATGCCTTTATCTATTTTGTTTAAATCCTTCTTGCTTAAAAGGCCTTTGACCTTAACCTTATAGGTTTTAGGGATATTAAATTTAGGATGGGTAATGCGGTAGGCCAAGTAGCCGTTATTAGTCATTATTAAAAGTCCCCTGGAATTGTAGTCCAGCCTGCCTACGGGATACAACCTTAAATCATTATCCAGTAAATCTGTTACCTTTTTGCGGTTAAAATCATCTTTGACTGTGGAAAGATAACCTGCAGGCTTATTTAAAGCAATCACTATTTTAGGTTCAGGATTTACCGGTTTGCCTTCCAACAGAACCTGGTCTTGGCTGCTGACCTTATAAAAAAGTTCCTTTACCGGGTCGCCATTTACAGTAACTTTTCCTTCCAGCACCAGGTTTTCACATTTTCTTCTGGAGCCTAAACCACAATCTGCCAGGTATTTAGAAATTCTAATCTTGTTCACTTTCAATCTGTTCCAAGGGTGGTAATTGATTTAAATTATCAATACCTAATAATTCCAAAAATTTTTCAGTGGTGTTGTAAATAATAGGGTTTCCAGGCTCTTTTAATCTTCCAGCTTCTTTTAACAGCCCTTTTTCTACCAGGGTTAAAACTACACTATCGGTCCTTACTCCCCTAATCTCAGCAATCTGGGTCCTGGTTACTGGCTGCTTATAAGCGGTAATGGCAAGGGTTTCTAAAGCAGCCTGGGAAAGATGGGACCTGATATTGGATTTTACAAAATCCTTTATATGTTCGCTGATGGCAGGATTGGAGTAGAAGCGAAACCCACCGGCTACTTTCCTAATTATAAAACCGCGGCAGGAATCAACATATTCCTCCTTAAGGTTTTCAATGATCTTTTGCACATCTTTAGGCTCTAATCCTAAAGAATCTGAAATATCTTTTACTTTCACCGGCTGTTCGGAGATAAACAACATGCCTTCAATACAAGCCTTAACTAAAACGCCGTCTGAATCCAGCAAGTTAAATTTTTTATTAATTTTTTGGTTCATTTTTTTTGGTTCTCTTTATAATTATATTGCCAAAATTTTCAAATTGTATAATTTCTATCTGTTCATTCTTGTAAAGCTCAAGTATGGATAAAAAACAAATAATGATATCCAGCACTTCTTTAAAATCTAAGGTCAGCTGCTTAAATGTGACCTCTTCTTTTTGGCTTAAATTAGTTTTAATCCTTTCCATTTCATCATAGATAGACCTTATATTGCGATGATTATAAGCTATATCAAACCCCAGCTGTACCGGTTCACCTTTTAGCATATTTCTAGCTAGCAGGGCTATATCAAATTTATTTATACCCTCCAAAAAATTGGGCATAATATCTAAAAACTGCTTTTCTACAGCTGCTTCCCTTACAAAGAACAATTCCTCTGTTTCCAGAGATTTTTCCAAGTATAAAGCTATTTTTTTAAATATTTTATACTCCTGTTCCCTTAACCTTAAAATCTCCTGGCTGATTTCCTGCTGTTGTTCAACCTGCACATTCTTGGAGGGAAGCAGT is part of the Actinomycetota bacterium genome and harbors:
- a CDS encoding pseudouridine synthase; amino-acid sequence: MNKIRISKYLADCGLGSRRKCENLVLEGKVTVNGDPVKELFYKVSSQDQVLLEGKPVNPEPKIVIALNKPAGYLSTVKDDFNRKKVTDLLDNDLRLYPVGRLDYNSRGLLIMTNNGYLAYRITHPKFNIPKTYKVKVKGLLSKKDLNKIDKGISIEDREVAIVSTRVTQSSLQSSELMLALVEGRKRIIRRVFKKLGYQLLDLQRTKIGSFCLGDLPEGKYKVLNTRQINQLTSV
- the scpB gene encoding SMC-Scp complex subunit ScpB → MNQKINKKFNLLDSDGVLVKACIEGMLFISEQPVKVKDISDSLGLEPKDVQKIIENLKEEYVDSCRGFIIRKVAGGFRFYSNPAISEHIKDFVKSNIRSHLSQAALETLAITAYKQPVTRTQIAEIRGVRTDSVVLTLVEKGLLKEAGRLKEPGNPIIYNTTEKFLELLGIDNLNQLPPLEQIESEQD
- a CDS encoding segregation/condensation protein A produces the protein MTDNPHQYIVSYQNQTGPIKFLLELVQSKKADIYNISINDIIAGFMDFINRYESVAIDTISSFIYTASVLLEIKSRSLLPSKNVQVEQQQEISQEILRLREQEYKIFKKIALYLEKSLETEELFFVREAAVEKQFLDIMPNFLEGINKFDIALLARNMLKGEPVQLGFDIAYNHRNIRSIYDEMERIKTNLSQKEEVTFKQLTLDFKEVLDIIICFLSILELYKNEQIEIIQFENFGNIIIKRTKKNEPKN